The following proteins are co-located in the Pseudomonas sp. DY-1 genome:
- a CDS encoding response regulator, whose amino-acid sequence MRLLLVEDDNALGAGVRAGLRQEGYTIDWLTDGASALHALQTEEFDLAILDLGLPRLDGVHVLQKLRAGGSTLPVLVLTARDALEDRILGLDAGADDYLVKPFDLNELKARLRALLRRSAGRPQVLIEHAGVVLDPTSQQVSYQGNPVPLTPKEYQLLHELLSQPGKVLTRERLVQTLYGWDEEAESNTLEVHIHHLRKKLSSDLIRTVRGIGYLVDARP is encoded by the coding sequence ATGCGACTCCTACTCGTCGAAGACGACAACGCCCTGGGCGCAGGCGTGCGCGCCGGTCTGCGCCAGGAGGGCTACACCATCGACTGGCTCACCGACGGCGCCAGCGCGCTACATGCCTTGCAGACCGAAGAGTTCGACCTGGCCATCCTCGACCTTGGCCTGCCGCGCCTGGATGGCGTGCACGTCCTGCAGAAGCTCCGGGCGGGCGGTTCAACCCTGCCGGTGCTGGTACTCACCGCCCGCGATGCCCTTGAAGACCGCATCCTCGGTCTGGACGCCGGTGCTGACGATTACCTGGTCAAGCCCTTCGACCTCAATGAACTCAAGGCGCGCCTGCGCGCCCTGCTGCGCCGCAGCGCAGGCCGGCCGCAGGTGCTCATCGAACACGCCGGCGTGGTGCTCGATCCGACCAGCCAGCAGGTCAGCTACCAGGGCAACCCGGTGCCGCTGACACCCAAGGAGTACCAGTTGCTCCACGAACTACTCTCGCAACCGGGCAAGGTGCTGACCCGCGAGCGCCTGGTGCAGACCCTCTACGGCTGGGACGAGGAAGCCGAAAGCAACACCCTGGAAGTGCACATCCATCACCTGCGCAAGAAACTCTCCAGTGACCTCATTCGCACCGTGCGAGGCATCGGTTACCTAGTGGATGCGCGACCATGA
- a CDS encoding TenA family transcriptional regulator yields MSFFNQLQVATAQERDALFNVPVIREALAGQVSLEGYRAFLGQAYHHVRHTVPLMMACGARLPSRLEWLRGAVCEYIDEEYGHERWILDDIRACGGDAEAARTSRPSLAIELMVAYLYDLIARGNPVGLFGMVNVLEGTSIALATQAAGTIRESLGLPAEAFSYLSSHGALDQDHMATYRRLMDRLEDEDDQQAVIHAAKVVYQLYAEMFRGLPRASEVDHAAR; encoded by the coding sequence ATGAGTTTCTTCAACCAGCTGCAAGTCGCCACGGCCCAGGAACGCGATGCCCTGTTCAATGTGCCGGTAATACGCGAGGCCCTGGCCGGGCAGGTCAGTCTGGAGGGCTATCGAGCCTTCCTCGGCCAGGCCTACCACCACGTGCGCCACACCGTGCCACTGATGATGGCCTGCGGGGCGCGCCTGCCATCCCGTCTCGAATGGCTGCGGGGTGCCGTGTGCGAATACATCGATGAGGAGTACGGCCACGAACGCTGGATTCTCGATGACATCAGGGCCTGCGGAGGCGACGCGGAGGCCGCCCGCACTAGCCGCCCCTCGCTGGCCATCGAACTGATGGTCGCCTACCTCTACGACCTGATCGCCCGTGGCAACCCGGTGGGACTGTTCGGCATGGTCAACGTGCTTGAAGGCACCAGCATCGCCCTGGCGACCCAGGCCGCCGGCACCATCCGCGAGAGCCTCGGACTGCCGGCGGAAGCCTTCAGCTACCTGTCCTCCCATGGAGCCCTCGACCAGGATCACATGGCCACCTACCGCCGCCTGATGGATCGCCTGGAAGACGAAGACGACCAACAGGCAGTGATCCACGCCGCAAAGGTCGTCTACCAGCTCTACGCCGAGATGTTCCGAGGGCTGCCTCGTGCCAGTGAGGTGGACCATGCGGCTCGCTGA
- a CDS encoding GGDEF domain-containing protein encodes MNEYDRQLLAEAMEGAANAILITDRNGRIEWANPAFCRHSGYSLDELLGKTPALLNSGAQPPEFYEQLWNTVLKGEPWQGELLERARDGHHYRVNQVITPLMDDQGQVSHLLAIQHSFTQADHERSLVNFEARHDALTRLPNRRLLFDRMAQVLQDPKQSSVALAVMFIDLDKFKPVNDAYGHSYGDKLLIAVAGRLRSGVRKSDLVARLSGDEFVILILGPQEVPYLEALAAGLVRRIARPYRIDGRTCALSASIGIARYPENGTAPEALLAAADAAMYQVKQRGGNAHMMANSQLSS; translated from the coding sequence TTGAACGAGTACGACAGGCAACTACTGGCCGAAGCTATGGAAGGCGCCGCCAATGCCATCTTGATCACCGACCGCAATGGACGCATTGAATGGGCTAATCCGGCTTTCTGCCGGCACAGCGGCTACTCGCTCGACGAGTTGCTGGGCAAGACGCCAGCCTTGCTCAACTCGGGAGCACAGCCCCCTGAGTTCTATGAGCAACTCTGGAACACCGTGCTGAAAGGCGAGCCCTGGCAGGGAGAACTACTGGAGCGAGCCAGGGATGGGCATCACTACAGAGTGAACCAGGTCATCACGCCGCTGATGGATGACCAGGGCCAGGTGAGCCACCTGCTGGCCATCCAGCACAGCTTCACCCAGGCCGACCACGAGCGATCCCTGGTGAACTTCGAAGCCAGGCACGATGCACTGACCCGTCTTCCGAACAGGCGCCTGCTCTTTGATCGCATGGCGCAAGTGCTGCAGGACCCAAAGCAGAGCAGCGTCGCACTGGCCGTGATGTTCATCGACCTGGACAAGTTCAAACCGGTCAATGACGCCTACGGCCATTCCTACGGCGACAAACTGCTGATAGCCGTTGCCGGTCGTCTGCGTAGCGGCGTACGAAAGAGCGACCTGGTCGCCCGGCTCAGCGGTGATGAGTTCGTGATTCTGATACTCGGCCCACAAGAGGTGCCCTATCTGGAGGCCCTGGCGGCAGGCCTGGTTCGGCGCATCGCCCGCCCCTATCGAATCGACGGGCGGACCTGCGCCCTCAGTGCAAGCATCGGCATTGCACGCTATCCCGAGAACGGTACCGCCCCGGAAGCGCTTCTTGCGGCGGCGGATGCCGCGATGTATCAGGTGAAACAACGAGGGGGAAACGCCCACATGATGGCGAATAGCCAATTATCGAGCTAG
- a CDS encoding ATP-binding protein: MTSLRHRTLWLVMALLLLGTLLIVYLNYRDSSHEVEEIYDAHLAQNARLLLGVMNMPQASSNREELFKAFNLALSQAGPHKVGHPYESKLAFHVWDRDGRSLVQSASSPPFDHVPIRTGFHNLQLGEHHWRGFVLPDPEQGLRIWVGERDDVRQDLVRRIVRHTLWPNLIGILILAALVWLAIGWGLRPLQNMARVIRSRHAESLAPLQVVPLPRELEPMQAAINRLLAQIEQMLQRERRFIGDAAHEMRTPLAVLRLHAQNALEATNDEQRTEALRFLTVGVDRLTRVVHQLLTMARVEPELVWQKWQPVDLEPLVREHLAELTPLVLDKGLELSLDVADGDYHTTSDPAAIGIALQNLVTNASNFSPTGSEVKVSLLPDGQDALVLRVEDQGPGIDESRLERLFERFYSQDNPQGAGLGLAIVQMIASRLGGSISLANRDGGGLRADLRLPRGTPMPGSAAGKC; this comes from the coding sequence ATGACCTCACTGCGCCACCGCACCCTGTGGCTGGTGATGGCCCTGTTGCTGCTCGGCACCCTGCTCATCGTCTACCTCAACTACCGCGACAGCAGCCACGAGGTGGAAGAAATCTACGATGCCCACCTGGCACAGAACGCCCGACTGTTGCTGGGCGTGATGAACATGCCGCAGGCCAGCAGCAACCGAGAAGAACTGTTCAAGGCATTCAACCTGGCCCTCAGCCAGGCCGGGCCGCACAAGGTCGGCCACCCTTACGAGAGCAAGCTGGCCTTCCATGTCTGGGACCGCGACGGCCGGAGCCTGGTGCAATCGGCCAGCTCGCCGCCCTTCGACCACGTCCCCATCCGAACGGGGTTCCACAACCTCCAGCTCGGCGAACACCACTGGCGCGGGTTCGTCCTGCCGGACCCGGAACAAGGCCTGCGGATCTGGGTGGGTGAACGCGACGATGTGCGCCAGGACCTGGTGCGCCGTATCGTGCGTCATACGCTGTGGCCGAACCTGATCGGCATCCTCATCCTCGCGGCGCTGGTCTGGCTGGCCATCGGCTGGGGGCTGCGCCCCTTGCAGAACATGGCGCGTGTGATCCGCAGCCGCCACGCTGAATCCCTCGCGCCGCTGCAAGTCGTGCCGCTGCCCCGGGAGTTGGAACCCATGCAAGCGGCGATCAACCGGCTGTTGGCGCAGATTGAACAGATGCTCCAGCGCGAACGCCGTTTCATCGGCGACGCCGCCCACGAAATGCGTACGCCGCTCGCGGTATTGCGCCTGCATGCGCAGAACGCATTGGAAGCCACGAACGATGAGCAACGTACCGAGGCTCTGCGGTTTCTCACCGTGGGCGTCGACCGCCTGACCCGCGTGGTCCACCAGTTGCTCACCATGGCGCGGGTTGAGCCTGAACTGGTCTGGCAGAAATGGCAGCCCGTGGACCTGGAGCCTCTGGTTCGTGAGCACCTGGCCGAACTCACGCCTCTGGTGCTGGACAAGGGTTTGGAACTGTCCCTCGACGTGGCGGACGGCGACTACCACACCACCAGCGACCCGGCGGCCATCGGCATCGCCCTGCAGAACCTGGTGACCAATGCCAGCAACTTCTCGCCGACAGGCAGTGAAGTGAAGGTGAGCCTGCTGCCGGATGGCCAGGACGCCCTCGTACTGCGGGTCGAAGACCAGGGGCCGGGGATCGACGAGAGTCGGCTGGAACGACTGTTCGAGCGCTTCTACAGCCAGGACAACCCCCAGGGCGCCGGCCTCGGCCTGGCCATCGTGCAGATGATCGCCTCCCGTCTGGGCGGCAGCATCAGCCTTGCCAACCGCGACGGCGGCGGCTTGCGTGCCGATCTCCGGCTACCACGCGGAACGCCCATGCCCGGCTCGGCGGCTGGCAAGTGCTGA
- a CDS encoding adenosine-specific kinase: MQLISVSIDKPESINFIFGQTHFIKSVEDIHEALVGSVPGIRFGLAFCEASGSCLVRCSGTDEAMLELARNNALNIGAGHSFIVFLGEGFFPINVLNNLKLVPEICHIYCATANPTQVILVETEQGRGVLGVVDGFSPRGIEGEDDIAWRKGLLRQIGYKL; the protein is encoded by the coding sequence ATGCAACTCATCAGCGTCAGCATCGACAAGCCGGAATCGATCAATTTCATCTTCGGCCAGACCCACTTCATCAAGTCCGTCGAAGACATCCACGAAGCCCTGGTGGGCAGCGTGCCCGGCATCCGCTTCGGCCTGGCCTTTTGCGAAGCCTCCGGCAGCTGCCTGGTGCGTTGCTCGGGCACCGATGAGGCGATGCTCGAACTCGCCCGCAACAACGCCTTGAACATAGGTGCCGGGCACAGCTTCATCGTCTTCCTCGGCGAAGGCTTCTTCCCGATCAATGTGCTCAACAACCTGAAGCTGGTGCCGGAGATTTGCCACATCTACTGCGCCACCGCCAATCCCACCCAGGTCATTCTCGTCGAGACCGAGCAGGGCCGTGGTGTGCTCGGCGTCGTGGACGGATTTTCACCCAGGGGCATCGAAGGCGAAGACGACATCGCCTGGCGCAAGGGCCTGCTCAGGCAGATCGGCTACAAGCTTTGA
- a CDS encoding EAL domain-containing protein — translation MVTPPRRRFIWMVTTCYGLLALTWIALSDRLLFTLTEGQIQSWLSVGKGAFFVLSTSFLLYFALNTVPPAQSGNAPTVTVSAGQRRYPRWLTYLFAGALSLAMLAAREHLASAFGERSLLILFMLPIVMSALIGGLGAGLLATGLSAFGIGNLTMEPSHSFYINLPDDQVQLGALVLNGLIVSLLAESLQRSLRKANLQRRLLDSVVSGTSDAVFVKDRRGRYLLVNHAAARYVGKPPAAIVGHDDFELFPADSAHEIVSKDKEVMAAGTTVTHEEHLVTEDGKALDFLVTKGPMLDANGQGVGLFGISRDITERKRIERDLAEAAVVFESSHQGIMMVSPRKSITKVNPAFSRITGYALDEVLGKSPKVLSSGVHGPEFYRKMWGNLDHDGFWRGEIWNRRKNGEIYAEILSISVARNESGGVQHYIGVFTDISQIKAHEAELDRIAHYDPLTGLPNRRLLTDRLQQAVMRAARSNKTLAVCFMDLDGFKAINDDYGPINGDALLIGIAENLRQVLRGDDTLARLGGDEFALLLSDIASPEECALALDRMLAAASKEVDVGGKRLSVSASIGVSLYPNDQADPDTLLRHADQAMYLAKQAGKNRYHLFDPESDRKAQKRRTQLEHLRAALDGNQFRLYYQPQVDLQNGQLLGVEALLRWHDPLQGMRSPSEFLPSVHGSDLERPIGEWVIREAVAQAARWYDMHLDISVSINVSASQLLHPGFHELMRQTLANHATLPPGHIELEILESAAIADMDQAIDVLRLCRSLGVRFAIDDFGTGYSSLTYLRKLPVQILKIDQSFIRNMLIDPEDLGIVEGVIQLANTFKLDVIAEGVETREHARQLRRMGCHLAQGYGIARPMPADQLAIWATHWQHTDEWLSLESALKFSS, via the coding sequence ATGGTTACGCCACCAAGACGCCGTTTCATCTGGATGGTCACCACTTGCTACGGCTTGCTTGCCTTGACGTGGATCGCCCTCTCCGACCGGCTGCTGTTCACCTTGACGGAGGGCCAGATCCAGAGCTGGCTTTCCGTTGGCAAAGGTGCGTTCTTCGTCCTGTCGACCAGCTTCCTGCTCTACTTCGCCCTCAATACCGTTCCCCCCGCGCAATCAGGTAACGCACCGACGGTGACCGTGAGTGCGGGCCAGCGCCGGTATCCACGCTGGCTGACCTACCTGTTCGCCGGGGCACTCAGCCTGGCCATGCTGGCTGCGCGGGAGCATCTGGCTTCAGCATTCGGCGAGAGGTCGCTGCTCATTCTGTTCATGCTGCCAATCGTGATGAGCGCGCTGATCGGTGGGCTGGGCGCGGGCCTGCTGGCCACCGGACTCTCCGCATTCGGGATCGGTAATTTAACGATGGAGCCCAGTCACAGCTTCTACATAAACCTCCCCGACGACCAGGTACAACTGGGCGCACTGGTGCTCAACGGCCTGATCGTGAGCTTGCTCGCCGAATCCCTACAACGCTCCCTGCGCAAGGCCAACCTCCAACGCCGGCTTCTCGACTCGGTGGTCTCCGGAACCTCCGACGCGGTATTCGTCAAGGACAGGCGCGGTCGCTACCTGCTGGTCAACCATGCTGCCGCGCGTTATGTCGGCAAACCCCCCGCGGCTATCGTCGGTCATGACGACTTCGAATTGTTTCCCGCGGACTCCGCTCACGAGATCGTCTCCAAGGACAAGGAGGTCATGGCGGCCGGTACCACGGTGACCCATGAGGAACACCTGGTCACCGAAGACGGCAAGGCACTGGATTTCCTGGTAACCAAAGGGCCGATGCTCGACGCGAATGGCCAGGGTGTCGGGCTGTTCGGGATATCTCGCGACATCACCGAGCGCAAGCGCATCGAGCGGGACCTTGCGGAGGCTGCCGTGGTGTTCGAGAGCAGCCATCAGGGGATCATGATGGTCAGTCCGCGGAAGTCCATCACCAAGGTCAACCCAGCCTTCTCCCGCATCACCGGCTATGCCCTTGACGAAGTGCTGGGCAAGTCGCCAAAAGTGCTGTCGTCCGGCGTTCACGGTCCAGAGTTCTATCGCAAGATGTGGGGCAACCTCGACCACGACGGATTCTGGCGGGGAGAAATCTGGAACAGGCGCAAGAACGGCGAGATCTATGCGGAGATTCTGTCCATCTCGGTGGCTCGGAACGAAAGCGGGGGCGTGCAGCACTACATCGGTGTGTTCACCGACATCAGCCAGATCAAGGCCCACGAAGCGGAGCTCGACCGTATCGCCCACTACGATCCACTCACGGGCCTGCCCAATCGCCGCTTGCTCACAGACCGTCTCCAGCAGGCAGTCATGCGCGCCGCGCGCAGCAACAAGACCCTTGCGGTGTGTTTCATGGATCTGGATGGATTCAAGGCCATCAACGACGACTACGGCCCAATCAACGGCGATGCCCTCCTGATTGGCATCGCTGAAAATCTCAGGCAGGTACTACGCGGTGACGACACGCTGGCGCGGCTGGGTGGCGACGAGTTCGCGCTGCTGCTCTCGGATATCGCCTCGCCAGAGGAATGTGCCCTGGCCCTGGATCGCATGCTTGCTGCGGCCAGCAAGGAGGTGGACGTGGGCGGCAAGCGACTCAGCGTTTCCGCCAGCATCGGCGTTAGCTTGTATCCGAACGACCAGGCAGACCCCGACACGTTGCTCCGTCACGCCGACCAGGCCATGTACCTGGCCAAGCAGGCGGGCAAGAACCGTTATCACTTGTTCGACCCGGAAAGTGATCGCAAGGCCCAGAAACGCCGCACCCAACTGGAACACCTGCGAGCCGCCCTGGACGGCAATCAGTTCCGCCTCTATTACCAACCCCAGGTGGACCTGCAGAACGGTCAGCTCCTGGGTGTAGAGGCGCTGCTGCGCTGGCATGACCCACTACAGGGGATGCGCTCCCCCAGCGAGTTCCTGCCCTCCGTCCATGGCAGCGATCTGGAGCGTCCCATCGGTGAGTGGGTGATCCGCGAGGCGGTAGCCCAGGCAGCGCGCTGGTACGACATGCACCTGGATATCAGCGTGAGCATCAATGTCAGCGCCAGCCAGCTGCTGCATCCCGGCTTTCACGAATTGATGCGCCAGACCCTGGCCAATCACGCCACCCTTCCTCCCGGACACATCGAACTCGAAATACTCGAAAGCGCGGCCATAGCGGATATGGATCAAGCCATCGACGTGCTTCGACTGTGTCGATCGCTGGGTGTGCGCTTTGCCATCGACGACTTTGGCACCGGCTACTCATCACTCACCTACCTGCGCAAACTGCCGGTCCAGATTCTGAAGATCGACCAGAGTTTCATACGCAACATGCTCATCGATCCGGAAGACCTCGGCATCGTGGAAGGAGTGATTCAGCTCGCGAACACCTTCAAGCTCGATGTCATCGCCGAAGGTGTGGAAACGCGCGAGCATGCCCGACAGCTGCGGCGAATGGGCTGTCACCTGGCCCAGGGGTATGGCATCGCCCGCCCCATGCCCGCAGACCAACTGGCAATCTGGGCAACCCACTGGCAGCACACCGATGAGTGGCTAAGCCTCGAAAGCGCCCTGAAGTTCAGTAGCTGA
- a CDS encoding AMP-binding protein produces MQPEALRERLREHANHLPMPLAIRGDTRRYTYAQLLAEVERREGLLRSEPEGVLALGLDNGPEALLWDLAALFAGRPCLTLPPFFSPQQRAHCLEQCQVGLAVVDDGFTADLEDAGFHSDGTLWRRSGVGRTALPADTAKITYTSGTTGQPKGVCLGAQALLRVSQELEIASRPTAPAHYLAVLPMAVLLENLGVYAALIAGACVTVLPQRQLGIQGASGVDWPKLLATLVLSGAQSLILVPQLLLGLVTAIERNHLSAAQFRFVAVGGARVSQDLLTRAARIGLPVFEGYGLSECASVVCLNRPGANRPGSVGKPLPHVQVRLAEDGEVQVSGSALLGYLGETPHAGEWWPTGDLGEFDSEGYLHLKGRKKHQFITSFGRNVNPDWVEAELTQRGVIAQAFVQGEGLPGNLALLWPLDPQCDEQTLADAVASANAALPDYARVRAWYRLTAPFSAADGLLTSNGRLRRDAIAERFRGPLLELENEVRP; encoded by the coding sequence ATGCAGCCTGAAGCCCTGCGCGAGCGGTTGCGCGAGCATGCCAACCACCTGCCGATGCCCCTGGCCATCCGCGGGGATACCCGGCGCTATACCTACGCCCAGTTGCTGGCCGAAGTGGAGCGGCGTGAAGGTCTGCTGCGCAGCGAGCCCGAAGGCGTGCTCGCCCTCGGTCTGGACAACGGACCCGAGGCGCTGCTCTGGGACCTGGCCGCCCTGTTTGCCGGACGCCCCTGCCTGACCCTGCCACCTTTCTTCAGCCCCCAGCAGCGCGCCCACTGTCTGGAGCAATGCCAGGTCGGCCTGGCGGTGGTGGACGACGGCTTCACCGCCGACCTGGAAGACGCCGGATTTCATTCGGATGGAACCCTCTGGCGTCGGTCCGGAGTCGGCCGCACCGCCCTGCCCGCCGACACTGCCAAAATCACCTACACCTCAGGCACCACCGGCCAGCCCAAGGGTGTCTGCCTTGGTGCGCAAGCCCTGCTTCGGGTCAGCCAGGAACTGGAAATCGCCAGCCGCCCCACCGCACCGGCACACTACCTTGCCGTGCTGCCAATGGCCGTCCTGCTGGAGAACCTCGGGGTCTACGCCGCGTTGATTGCCGGCGCCTGCGTCACGGTGCTGCCGCAGCGGCAGCTCGGCATCCAGGGTGCCAGCGGGGTGGACTGGCCGAAGCTGCTCGCCACGCTCGTACTCAGTGGCGCCCAGAGCCTGATCCTGGTGCCGCAGTTGTTGCTGGGCCTGGTTACCGCGATCGAACGCAACCACCTCAGCGCCGCGCAGTTCCGCTTCGTCGCAGTGGGCGGCGCACGGGTCTCGCAGGATCTGCTGACCCGCGCGGCACGGATCGGTCTACCGGTGTTCGAGGGTTACGGTCTCTCCGAATGTGCGTCGGTAGTCTGCCTGAACCGCCCCGGTGCCAATCGCCCGGGCAGCGTCGGCAAACCCCTGCCCCATGTGCAGGTGCGTCTGGCGGAGGATGGCGAAGTGCAGGTCAGCGGTTCCGCCCTGCTCGGCTACCTCGGCGAGACGCCCCATGCAGGTGAGTGGTGGCCCACGGGCGACCTGGGCGAGTTCGACAGCGAAGGCTACCTGCACCTCAAGGGCCGCAAGAAGCACCAGTTCATTACCAGCTTTGGCCGCAATGTGAATCCGGACTGGGTGGAAGCCGAACTCACGCAGCGCGGGGTGATCGCCCAGGCGTTCGTCCAGGGCGAAGGCCTGCCCGGCAACCTTGCCCTGCTCTGGCCGCTGGACCCGCAGTGCGACGAACAGACCCTCGCGGATGCCGTGGCCAGCGCCAACGCGGCTCTCCCCGACTACGCACGGGTCAGGGCCTGGTACCGCCTGACCGCTCCTTTCAGCGCCGCCGACGGGCTGCTCACCAGCAACGGGCGCCTGCGCCGAGACGCCATTGCCGAGCGCTTTCGCGGCCCCCTGCTCGAACTCGAAAACGAGGTAAGACCATGA
- a CDS encoding SDR family oxidoreductase, protein MRLADCRVLLTGASGGIGLALVEQLCVRGAQVLAVSRHPETLAGLRQRFPHQLSWVGADLRQAAGRQRALEAARGMGGINVLMNAAGVNAFAMLEQVDDGQIEDMLALNVTATLQLTRALLPLLRQQSHGLVVNVGSTYGSIGYPGYAVYCASKFALRGFSEALRRELADTPVNVLYVAPRATRTSMNSQTAMALNAELKVGVDEPEQVAGAVIAAIEKDLSELYLGWPEKFFVRLNSMLPGVVDRALHKQLPIIRRFSNLHHGKDHS, encoded by the coding sequence ATGCGGCTCGCTGACTGCCGGGTATTACTCACCGGTGCCAGCGGCGGTATTGGCCTGGCCCTGGTCGAGCAACTCTGCGTGCGCGGCGCCCAGGTGTTGGCGGTCAGCCGCCACCCTGAAACCCTGGCCGGATTGCGCCAACGCTTTCCTCATCAATTGTCCTGGGTAGGCGCCGACCTGCGTCAGGCTGCAGGCCGCCAGCGCGCACTGGAAGCGGCTCGCGGCATGGGCGGGATCAACGTCCTGATGAATGCAGCCGGGGTGAACGCCTTCGCCATGTTGGAACAGGTGGACGATGGGCAGATCGAAGACATGCTTGCCCTCAACGTCACCGCCACCCTGCAACTGACCCGCGCCCTGCTGCCATTGCTGCGTCAGCAAAGCCATGGCCTGGTAGTAAACGTGGGCTCCACCTACGGTTCCATCGGCTACCCCGGCTATGCCGTCTACTGCGCCAGCAAGTTCGCCTTGCGCGGCTTTTCCGAGGCGCTGCGCCGGGAACTGGCCGACACCCCTGTGAACGTTCTATACGTCGCTCCGCGCGCCACCCGTACCAGCATGAACAGCCAGACCGCCATGGCCCTCAACGCCGAACTCAAGGTGGGCGTGGACGAGCCGGAACAGGTGGCCGGCGCGGTGATCGCGGCCATCGAAAAAGACCTCAGCGAGCTCTACCTCGGCTGGCCGGAGAAATTTTTCGTCCGCCTCAACAGCATGCTGCCGGGCGTGGTGGACCGCGCGCTGCACAAGCAGCTGCCGATCATCCGCCGCTTCAGCAACCTCCACCACGGCAAGGACCACTCATGA
- a CDS encoding thermostable hemolysin: MNSDEWSALFPFHFGLNSQQHSLSLLLPGVPGRSQVEDFVHRRFLSAHGADIRQFMPELLSLRNHHGALSAATGIRLAEHGPLFLEQYLERPAESLIADLAGQSVRREQVVEVGNLASINVGNARLIIVAVTWLLNLRGLEWVVFTGAPGLINSFRRLGLEPQPLGAADPGRLGEAQEQWGTYYEQKPQVFTGNIRLGFELLQRNGVLARLGFPDIDRTAHHAA, from the coding sequence ATGAACAGCGACGAGTGGAGCGCCCTGTTCCCATTCCATTTCGGTCTGAATTCGCAACAACACTCCCTGTCCCTTCTGCTGCCCGGCGTTCCAGGACGCAGTCAGGTCGAGGATTTCGTCCATCGTCGGTTCCTCAGCGCCCATGGCGCGGATATCCGCCAGTTCATGCCGGAGCTGCTCAGCCTGCGCAATCACCACGGGGCACTCAGCGCCGCGACCGGCATTCGCCTCGCCGAACACGGACCGCTGTTCCTCGAGCAATACCTGGAGCGGCCAGCGGAATCGCTGATCGCCGATCTAGCGGGCCAGTCGGTACGGCGCGAGCAAGTGGTGGAAGTGGGCAACCTGGCCTCGATCAACGTCGGCAATGCCCGGCTGATCATCGTCGCCGTGACCTGGCTCCTGAACCTGCGAGGCCTTGAATGGGTGGTGTTCACCGGCGCCCCGGGACTGATCAACAGCTTCCGCCGCCTGGGCCTTGAACCTCAGCCACTCGGCGCAGCCGACCCCGGCCGTCTCGGGGAAGCGCAAGAACAATGGGGCACCTACTACGAGCAGAAACCCCAGGTGTTTACCGGCAACATCCGCCTTGGCTTCGAGCTGTTGCAGCGCAACGGCGTACTCGCCCGCCTGGGCTTTCCCGATATCGACAGGACTGCCCACCATGCAGCCTGA